A window of Peromyscus eremicus chromosome 7, PerEre_H2_v1, whole genome shotgun sequence contains these coding sequences:
- the Thyn1 gene encoding thymocyte nuclear protein 1 isoform X2, whose amino-acid sequence MPRPRKRPTRAAGPDKKGLSEKRPKTENSENTSAKLENASPQKTSTSKNCGKNLSNYWLMKSEPESRLEKGVDVKFSIEDLKAQPKQIACWDGVRNYQARNFLRAMKLEEEAFFYHSNCKQPGIVGLMKIVKEAYPDHTQFEKNNPHYDPSSKEDNPKWSMVDVQFVRMMKRFISLDELKTYHQAHKATGGPLKNMTLFTRQRLSVQPLTREEFDFVLSLEETEPS is encoded by the exons ACAAGAAGGGGCTATCAGAAAAACGTCCTAAAACTGAAAACTCAGAAAATACATCAGCTAAGCTAGAGAATGCCAGTCCTCAGAAGACTTCAACCTCGAAAAACTGTGGCAAGAATTTAAGCAACTACTGGCTGATGAAGTCCGAGCCAGAAAGCCGGCTAGAGAAAGGTGTAGATGTGAAG TTTAGCATCGAGGATCTCAAAGCACAGCCCAAGCAGATAGCATGCTGGGATGGTGTTCGCAACTATCAG GCTCGGAACTTCCTCAGGGCCATGAAGTTGGAGGAAGAAGCCTTCTTCTACCATAGCAACTGCAAACAGCCAGGCATCGTGGGACTCATGAAG ATCGTAAAAGAGGCTTATCCAGACCACACacagtttgaaaaaaataatccCCATTACGACCCATCCAGCAAAGAGGACAACCCTAAATGGTCGATG GTGGATGTACAGTTTGTTCGAATGATGAAGCGTTTCATCTCCCTGGATGAACTTAAAACCTATCACCAAGCCCACAAAGCTACCGGGGGCCCCTTAAAAAACATGACCCTCTTCACTCGCCAGAGACTTTCAGTTCAGCCTTTGACTCGAG AagagtttgattttgttttgagcCTGGAGGAAACAGAACCAAGTTAA
- the Vps26b gene encoding vacuolar protein sorting-associated protein 26B — protein MSFFGFGQSVEVEILLNDAESRKRAEHKTEDGKKEKYFLFYDGETVSGKVSLSLKNPNKRLEHQGIKIEFIGQIELYYDRGNHHEFVSLVKDLARPGEITQSQAFDFEFTHVEKPYESYTGQNVKLRYFLRATISRRLNDVVKEMDIVVHTLSTYPELNSSIKMEVGIEDCLHIEFEYNKSKYHLKDVIVGKIYFLLVRIKIKHMEIDIIKRETTGTGPNVYHENDTIAKYEIMDGAPVRGESIPIRLFLAGYELTPTMRDINKKFSVRYYLNLVLIDEEERRYFKQQEVVLWRKGDIVRKSMSHQAAIASQRFEGTTSLGEVRTPGQLSDNNSRQ, from the exons ATGAGCTTCTTCGGCTTCGGGCAGAGCGTGGAGGTGGAAATCTTGTTGAATGATGCGGAGAGTAGGAAGCGAGCGGAGCACAAGACGGAGGACGGGAAGAAGGAGAAATATTTCCTCTTCTACGACGGGGAAACGGTCTCGGGGAAGGTGAGCTTATCTCTGAAGAACCCCAACAAGCGACTAGAGCACCAGGGCATCAAGATCGAGTTCATTGGGCAGATCG AACTCTACTATGACCGTGGGAACCACCATGAGTTTGTGTCTCTGGTGAAGGACTTGGCTCGGCCAGGAGAGATCACCCAATCCCAGGCCTTCGACTTTGAGTTCACGCACGTGGAAAAGCCGTATGAATCCTACACGGGACAGAACGTAAAGCTACG CTATTTTCTTCGAGCCACCATCAGCCGCCGCCTCAACGATGTTGTCAAGGAGATGGACATTGTAGTTCACACACTTAGCACGTACCCCGAGCTGAACTCATCCATCAAGATGGAAGTCGGGATCGAGGACTGCCTGCACATCGAATTTGAGTATAACAAATCCAA ATACCACTTGAAAGATGTCATTGTAGGGAAGATATACTTCCTGCTGGTGAGAATCAAAATCAAGCACATGGAGATAGACATCATCAAACGGGAAACGACAGGCACCGGTCCCAATGTATACCACGAGAACGACACAATAGCCAAGTATGAGATCATGGATGGGGCACCAGTTCGAG GTGAGTCCATCCCCATCAGGCTCTTCCTGGCAGGATATGAGCTCACGCCCACCATGCGGGACATAAACAAGAAGTTCTCTGTGCGCTATTACCTCAACTTGGTGCTGATTGATGAAGAGGAACGGCGTTACTTCAAGCAGCAG GAAGTGGTGTTGTGGCGGAAGGGTGACATCGTACGGAAGAGCATGTCTCACCAGGCAGCCATTGCCTCACAGCGCTTCGAGGGCACAACCTCCCTGGGTGAGGTGCGGACCCCCGGCCAACTGTCTGACAACAACAGCAGGCAGTAG